In a single window of the Podarcis raffonei isolate rPodRaf1 chromosome 14, rPodRaf1.pri, whole genome shotgun sequence genome:
- the EPN2 gene encoding epsin-2 isoform X1, translated as MTSSSIRRQMKNIVNNYSEAEIKVREATSNDPWGPSSSLMTEIADLTYNVVAFSEIMSMIWKRLNDHGKNWRHVYKALTLLDYLIKTGSERVAQQCKENIFAIQTLKDFQYIDRDGKDQGINVREKSKQLVSLLKDDDRLKTERAQALKTKERMAQVATGVGSNQITFGRGSSQPNLSTSYSEQEYGKSGGSPASYHGSTSPRVSSELEQARPQTSGEEELQLQLALAMSREVAEQEERLRRGDDLRLQMALEESRRDTVKIPKKKEHGTLLDLMDALPSSVPAPQKGEPWGPPPAASQADPWAPSTVSSSTSDPWQSFGAKPAASVDPWGAPAVPSAAQPVPKNVDPWGPSQPPSVATKAAVDPWGAVPANKPLSASGSKSFDLFSNLNGAIKDDFSEFDNLRTSKKQGSTLSAQNSGTTSPDLFDSQPANSASSKQSTARKTPESFLGPNAALVNLDSLVSKPPKPAPSLNPFLAPGTAAAAAPAAAAPAPSLINPFQVNQPQPLTLNQLRSSPIMGSSPSFSSVPAAGMEPVPLPSVAPVAMAPMPVMGTVASLTRMGHGMNVGLVGAVAQPLHSTGLPSSASQPANATNPFLL; from the exons ATGACATCTTCTTCGATTAGGAGACAAATGAAAAACATTGTGAACAATTATTCAGAGGCTGAAATAAAAGTTCGGGAAGCGACTTCAAATGACCCCTGGGGCCCATCCAGCTCCTTAATGACCGAAATAGCAGATCTAACATACAATGTGGTGGCCTTTTCTGAAATCATGAGCATGATCTGGAAGCGGCTGAATGACCATGGCAAAAACTGGAGGCATGTTTATAAGGCTTTAACTCTTTTGGATTACCTGATTAAAACTGGGTCGGAAAGGGTGGCACAACAATGCAAAGAGAACATCTTTGCTATCCAGACTCTGAAGGATTTCCAGTACATTGACCGGGATGGTAAGGACCAGGGCATCAATGTGCGGGAGAAGTCCAAGCAGTTGGTGTCCCTCCTGAAAGATGACGATCGGCTCAAGACAGAGAGGGCCCAAGCCCTGAAGACCAAAGAGCGTATGGCACAGGTGGCCACTGGGGTTGGTAGTAATCAGATAACCTTTGGCAGAGGCTCCAGCCAGCCTAATCTCTCCACCAGCTACTCGGAGCAAGAATATGGCAAATCAGGAGGCTCACCGGCTTCTTATCACGGGT CTACATCACCTCGAGTGTCTTCAGAGTTGGAGCAGGCGCGGCCTCAGACGAGCGGGGAGGAAGAGTTGCAGCTGCAGCTGGCCCTGGCAATGAGCAGAGAAGTTGCAGAACAG GAGGAGCGCCTTCGGCGTGGCGATGATCTGAGATTGCAGATGGCTTTGGAGGAAAGTCGCAGAGATACAGTGAAAATTCCCAAAAAGAAGGAG CACGGAACTCTGCTGGACCTGATGGATGCCCTGCCCTCTTCAGTGCCAGCTCCTCAGAAAGGAGAGCCGTGGGGGCCACCACCTGCAGCAAGCCAAGCTGACCCATGGGCCCCCTCTACAGTTAGCAGTTCCACCTCAGACCCCTGGCAGTCATTTG GTGCCAAACCAGCAGCCTCCGTCGACCCCTGGGGAGCCCCAGCAGTGCCCTCTGCTGCCCAGCCTGTTCCAAAGAATGtagacccctggggtccctctcAGCCACCCTCTGTGGCAACAAAAGCCGCTGTTGATCCCTGGggagcagtgccagcaaacaagcCTCTTTCTGCTTCTG GTAGTAAATCTTTTGACCTCTTCAGCAACTTAAATGGGGCAATTAAAGATGACTTTTCTGAATTTGACAACCTTCGGACATCTAAAAAGCAAG GTTCCACTTTGTCAGCCCAGAACAGTGGCACGACCAGCCCTGACCTCTTTGACTCTCAGCCTGCCAACTCAGCCTCGAGTAAACAAAGCACGGCTCGGAAAACTCCCGAGTCTTTCTTGGGCCCCAACGCTGCTCTGGTGAACCTGGATTCCTTGGTATCGAAGCCTCCCAAGCCAGCCCCTTCACTGAACCCGTTCTTGGCTCCAG GAAcggccgccgccgctgcccctgctgccgccgctccagCTCCATCGCTAATCAACCCCTTCCAAGTGAATCAGCCTCAGCCCCTCACTCTCAATCAGCTGCGGTCGAGCCCCATCATGGGAAGCAGCCCGTCCTTCAGCAGTGTGCCAGCGGCGGGCATGGAGCCTGTACCTCTGCCTTCCGTGGCACCGGTGGCGATGGCACCCATGCCAGTCATGGGCACCGTGGCATCTCTTACCAGAATGGGCCATGGGATGAACGTGGGGCTTGTGGGCGCAGTGGCTCAGCCTCTTCACAGTACCGGGCTCCCGTCCTCGGCCTCCCAGCCTGCTAACGCTACCAATCCTTTCCTCCTATAA
- the EPN2 gene encoding epsin-2 isoform X2, with translation MTSSSIRRQMKNIVNNYSEAEIKVREATSNDPWGPSSSLMTEIADLTYNVVAFSEIMSMIWKRLNDHGKNWRHVYKALTLLDYLIKTGSERVAQQCKENIFAIQTLKDFQYIDRDGKDQGINVREKSKQLVSLLKDDDRLKTERAQALKTKERMAQVATGVGSNQITFGRGSSQPNLSTSYSEQEYGKSGGSPASYHGSTSPRVSSELEQARPQTSGEEELQLQLALAMSREVAEQEERLRRGDDLRLQMALEESRRDTVKIPKKKEHGTLLDLMDALPSSVPAPQKGEPWGPPPAASQADPWAPSTVSSSTSDPWQSFGSKSFDLFSNLNGAIKDDFSEFDNLRTSKKQGSTLSAQNSGTTSPDLFDSQPANSASSKQSTARKTPESFLGPNAALVNLDSLVSKPPKPAPSLNPFLAPGTAAAAAPAAAAPAPSLINPFQVNQPQPLTLNQLRSSPIMGSSPSFSSVPAAGMEPVPLPSVAPVAMAPMPVMGTVASLTRMGHGMNVGLVGAVAQPLHSTGLPSSASQPANATNPFLL, from the exons ATGACATCTTCTTCGATTAGGAGACAAATGAAAAACATTGTGAACAATTATTCAGAGGCTGAAATAAAAGTTCGGGAAGCGACTTCAAATGACCCCTGGGGCCCATCCAGCTCCTTAATGACCGAAATAGCAGATCTAACATACAATGTGGTGGCCTTTTCTGAAATCATGAGCATGATCTGGAAGCGGCTGAATGACCATGGCAAAAACTGGAGGCATGTTTATAAGGCTTTAACTCTTTTGGATTACCTGATTAAAACTGGGTCGGAAAGGGTGGCACAACAATGCAAAGAGAACATCTTTGCTATCCAGACTCTGAAGGATTTCCAGTACATTGACCGGGATGGTAAGGACCAGGGCATCAATGTGCGGGAGAAGTCCAAGCAGTTGGTGTCCCTCCTGAAAGATGACGATCGGCTCAAGACAGAGAGGGCCCAAGCCCTGAAGACCAAAGAGCGTATGGCACAGGTGGCCACTGGGGTTGGTAGTAATCAGATAACCTTTGGCAGAGGCTCCAGCCAGCCTAATCTCTCCACCAGCTACTCGGAGCAAGAATATGGCAAATCAGGAGGCTCACCGGCTTCTTATCACGGGT CTACATCACCTCGAGTGTCTTCAGAGTTGGAGCAGGCGCGGCCTCAGACGAGCGGGGAGGAAGAGTTGCAGCTGCAGCTGGCCCTGGCAATGAGCAGAGAAGTTGCAGAACAG GAGGAGCGCCTTCGGCGTGGCGATGATCTGAGATTGCAGATGGCTTTGGAGGAAAGTCGCAGAGATACAGTGAAAATTCCCAAAAAGAAGGAG CACGGAACTCTGCTGGACCTGATGGATGCCCTGCCCTCTTCAGTGCCAGCTCCTCAGAAAGGAGAGCCGTGGGGGCCACCACCTGCAGCAAGCCAAGCTGACCCATGGGCCCCCTCTACAGTTAGCAGTTCCACCTCAGACCCCTGGCAGTCATTTG GTAGTAAATCTTTTGACCTCTTCAGCAACTTAAATGGGGCAATTAAAGATGACTTTTCTGAATTTGACAACCTTCGGACATCTAAAAAGCAAG GTTCCACTTTGTCAGCCCAGAACAGTGGCACGACCAGCCCTGACCTCTTTGACTCTCAGCCTGCCAACTCAGCCTCGAGTAAACAAAGCACGGCTCGGAAAACTCCCGAGTCTTTCTTGGGCCCCAACGCTGCTCTGGTGAACCTGGATTCCTTGGTATCGAAGCCTCCCAAGCCAGCCCCTTCACTGAACCCGTTCTTGGCTCCAG GAAcggccgccgccgctgcccctgctgccgccgctccagCTCCATCGCTAATCAACCCCTTCCAAGTGAATCAGCCTCAGCCCCTCACTCTCAATCAGCTGCGGTCGAGCCCCATCATGGGAAGCAGCCCGTCCTTCAGCAGTGTGCCAGCGGCGGGCATGGAGCCTGTACCTCTGCCTTCCGTGGCACCGGTGGCGATGGCACCCATGCCAGTCATGGGCACCGTGGCATCTCTTACCAGAATGGGCCATGGGATGAACGTGGGGCTTGTGGGCGCAGTGGCTCAGCCTCTTCACAGTACCGGGCTCCCGTCCTCGGCCTCCCAGCCTGCTAACGCTACCAATCCTTTCCTCCTATAA
- the EPN2 gene encoding epsin-2 isoform X3, translated as MTSSSIRRQMKNIVNNYSEAEIKVREATSNDPWGPSSSLMTEIADLTYNVVAFSEIMSMIWKRLNDHGKNWRHVYKALTLLDYLIKTGSERVAQQCKENIFAIQTLKDFQYIDRDGKDQGINVREKSKQLVSLLKDDDRLKTERAQALKTKERMAQVATGVGSNQITFGRGSSQPNLSTSYSEQEYGKSGGSPASYHGSTSPRVSSELEQARPQTSGEEELQLQLALAMSREVAEQEERLRRGDDLRLQMALEESRRDTVKIPKKKEHGTLLDLMDALPSSVPAPQKGEPWGPPPAASQADPWAPSTVSSSTSDPWQSFGAKPAASVDPWGAPAVPSAAQPVPKNVDPWGPSQPPSVATKAAVDPWGAVPANKPLSASGSKSFDLFSNLNGAIKDDFSEFDNLRTSKKQGTAAAAAPAAAAPAPSLINPFQVNQPQPLTLNQLRSSPIMGSSPSFSSVPAAGMEPVPLPSVAPVAMAPMPVMGTVASLTRMGHGMNVGLVGAVAQPLHSTGLPSSASQPANATNPFLL; from the exons ATGACATCTTCTTCGATTAGGAGACAAATGAAAAACATTGTGAACAATTATTCAGAGGCTGAAATAAAAGTTCGGGAAGCGACTTCAAATGACCCCTGGGGCCCATCCAGCTCCTTAATGACCGAAATAGCAGATCTAACATACAATGTGGTGGCCTTTTCTGAAATCATGAGCATGATCTGGAAGCGGCTGAATGACCATGGCAAAAACTGGAGGCATGTTTATAAGGCTTTAACTCTTTTGGATTACCTGATTAAAACTGGGTCGGAAAGGGTGGCACAACAATGCAAAGAGAACATCTTTGCTATCCAGACTCTGAAGGATTTCCAGTACATTGACCGGGATGGTAAGGACCAGGGCATCAATGTGCGGGAGAAGTCCAAGCAGTTGGTGTCCCTCCTGAAAGATGACGATCGGCTCAAGACAGAGAGGGCCCAAGCCCTGAAGACCAAAGAGCGTATGGCACAGGTGGCCACTGGGGTTGGTAGTAATCAGATAACCTTTGGCAGAGGCTCCAGCCAGCCTAATCTCTCCACCAGCTACTCGGAGCAAGAATATGGCAAATCAGGAGGCTCACCGGCTTCTTATCACGGGT CTACATCACCTCGAGTGTCTTCAGAGTTGGAGCAGGCGCGGCCTCAGACGAGCGGGGAGGAAGAGTTGCAGCTGCAGCTGGCCCTGGCAATGAGCAGAGAAGTTGCAGAACAG GAGGAGCGCCTTCGGCGTGGCGATGATCTGAGATTGCAGATGGCTTTGGAGGAAAGTCGCAGAGATACAGTGAAAATTCCCAAAAAGAAGGAG CACGGAACTCTGCTGGACCTGATGGATGCCCTGCCCTCTTCAGTGCCAGCTCCTCAGAAAGGAGAGCCGTGGGGGCCACCACCTGCAGCAAGCCAAGCTGACCCATGGGCCCCCTCTACAGTTAGCAGTTCCACCTCAGACCCCTGGCAGTCATTTG GTGCCAAACCAGCAGCCTCCGTCGACCCCTGGGGAGCCCCAGCAGTGCCCTCTGCTGCCCAGCCTGTTCCAAAGAATGtagacccctggggtccctctcAGCCACCCTCTGTGGCAACAAAAGCCGCTGTTGATCCCTGGggagcagtgccagcaaacaagcCTCTTTCTGCTTCTG GTAGTAAATCTTTTGACCTCTTCAGCAACTTAAATGGGGCAATTAAAGATGACTTTTCTGAATTTGACAACCTTCGGACATCTAAAAAGCAAG GAAcggccgccgccgctgcccctgctgccgccgctccagCTCCATCGCTAATCAACCCCTTCCAAGTGAATCAGCCTCAGCCCCTCACTCTCAATCAGCTGCGGTCGAGCCCCATCATGGGAAGCAGCCCGTCCTTCAGCAGTGTGCCAGCGGCGGGCATGGAGCCTGTACCTCTGCCTTCCGTGGCACCGGTGGCGATGGCACCCATGCCAGTCATGGGCACCGTGGCATCTCTTACCAGAATGGGCCATGGGATGAACGTGGGGCTTGTGGGCGCAGTGGCTCAGCCTCTTCACAGTACCGGGCTCCCGTCCTCGGCCTCCCAGCCTGCTAACGCTACCAATCCTTTCCTCCTATAA